The following are encoded in a window of Arthrobacter woluwensis genomic DNA:
- a CDS encoding helix-turn-helix transcriptional regulator produces the protein MAHRRLIPTVDAMIQDPDLRGMLLEGPEGSGKSSLGYEFARSRPDIHVVILSGTQALRRKPLGVFLKYLDRIPDSTEPDGSDRAPAEVIPPLSQAIAEEARGRTTLLFVDDIHRIDSASLSVIVHLVLSGRSKLLATAPRGKEVNASLGWLVRDGLIVQHRMAPLNRSESRQLILQSTGHPISEAALSALLQHHGRSALTMQALFGEQVEQRRIELQSGHWISTHPLAIEPRGPVARLMAARLQREPEDLQKALVKIALLHRAPWRLAAAVVGVKTLVELEERGHLLVETSRDRHVSLKDYFLAESIRVGNHEKASGELLSEINLAAGGSLMELESSELLVLGQWLLDSGQELDTGLRLGIADHALANARPLLTVRVLRDFPDDDPRAVEARFLLATAYFALAEAEKAWAVIAPVDVEAFMAVAPGPGSLAVAAMVQQARVRCHLELFGDQQAAWNEVATLEALISRFEQENRTGWTRTAGDGSHLSVAERLLLAGLEIRFHSGDFRTVGPELEAVWASPASSEEMRLVCGSFLVMCHAVMGREDDAVRLSGEVVERLRRAPQDYKVREIHLEGRVLALIWSGRWVECVDELQELLEASGQDAMFRGGVMELGVGLAYCFAGKSDQSIESLASSIAQLEAERPNGYLCVALAALAFSQASAGNEDAARDLLLRLDRIETAMSWTNRFMTGFFVHMAHLAMNDLEAARTLVRSGLEDLDAGRLTAASLSLFGAKYYNNHREIEAVRESGMQRQGAMGAITAGWASAVLNRDPQEALHAATAAEKLQLQAVEYRCAAVALELAKENASSLSVASARAHLQSAESGGLVNRTLVSVSHGGHLTHRELQVARLAEQGLGNRDIARRIGISVRTVEGHLYQAFAKLGVTSRQQLDSLSAALSDTTPAGQPAPDHE, from the coding sequence GTGGCACACCGGCGCCTGATCCCCACGGTGGACGCCATGATCCAGGACCCCGATCTGCGGGGCATGCTCCTGGAAGGTCCCGAAGGCAGCGGCAAATCCTCACTCGGCTATGAATTCGCCCGGTCTCGGCCGGACATCCACGTGGTGATCCTCTCCGGAACCCAGGCGCTGCGCCGCAAGCCGCTGGGCGTGTTCCTCAAGTACCTGGACCGTATCCCGGACAGCACCGAACCGGATGGTTCCGACCGGGCGCCCGCCGAAGTCATCCCGCCGCTGAGCCAGGCCATCGCCGAAGAGGCCCGGGGGCGCACCACCCTGTTGTTCGTGGACGACATCCACCGCATCGACAGCGCTTCGCTGTCCGTGATCGTGCACCTGGTGCTCTCCGGACGGAGCAAACTCCTCGCCACCGCGCCACGCGGCAAAGAGGTGAACGCGAGCCTCGGCTGGCTCGTCCGGGACGGGCTGATCGTCCAGCACCGCATGGCGCCGCTCAACCGGAGCGAATCCCGCCAGCTGATCCTCCAGTCCACCGGACATCCGATCTCCGAGGCGGCCCTGAGCGCGCTCCTGCAGCACCACGGACGCTCCGCGCTGACCATGCAGGCCCTGTTCGGCGAACAGGTCGAGCAGCGCCGGATCGAACTCCAGTCCGGGCACTGGATCTCCACCCATCCTCTGGCCATCGAACCCCGAGGACCGGTGGCACGGCTCATGGCGGCGCGCCTCCAGCGTGAGCCCGAAGATCTTCAGAAGGCGCTGGTCAAGATCGCACTGCTCCACCGGGCGCCGTGGCGGCTGGCCGCCGCGGTGGTCGGGGTGAAGACCCTCGTGGAACTCGAAGAACGCGGGCACCTGCTCGTCGAGACCTCCAGAGACCGGCATGTGAGCCTGAAGGACTATTTCCTGGCCGAGTCCATCAGGGTCGGAAATCACGAGAAGGCCAGTGGGGAGCTGCTCTCCGAGATCAACCTGGCCGCCGGCGGTTCGCTCATGGAGCTCGAATCGTCGGAACTCCTGGTGCTGGGACAATGGCTTCTCGATTCCGGGCAGGAGCTCGACACCGGGCTCCGTCTGGGCATCGCCGATCACGCTCTGGCCAACGCGCGGCCCCTGCTCACCGTGCGGGTGCTGCGGGACTTCCCGGACGACGACCCGCGGGCCGTGGAAGCCCGCTTCCTCCTGGCCACCGCGTACTTCGCCCTGGCCGAAGCCGAGAAGGCGTGGGCCGTGATCGCCCCGGTCGACGTCGAGGCGTTCATGGCCGTCGCCCCGGGCCCCGGCTCCCTGGCCGTCGCGGCGATGGTCCAGCAGGCCCGCGTGCGGTGCCACCTGGAACTGTTCGGGGACCAGCAGGCCGCTTGGAACGAGGTCGCCACGCTGGAGGCGCTCATCAGCCGTTTCGAACAGGAGAACCGCACCGGCTGGACCCGGACGGCCGGCGACGGCAGTCACCTCAGCGTCGCCGAGCGTCTCCTGCTGGCAGGCCTGGAGATCCGCTTCCACAGCGGGGACTTCCGCACCGTCGGGCCCGAACTGGAGGCTGTGTGGGCCTCGCCCGCGAGCAGCGAGGAGATGCGTCTGGTCTGCGGCAGTTTCCTGGTCATGTGCCATGCGGTGATGGGCCGGGAGGACGACGCCGTGCGGCTCTCGGGAGAGGTCGTGGAGCGGCTGCGCCGGGCGCCGCAGGACTACAAGGTCCGCGAGATCCACCTCGAAGGGCGCGTGCTCGCCCTGATCTGGAGCGGCCGCTGGGTGGAGTGCGTCGATGAACTTCAGGAGCTTCTGGAGGCCAGTGGCCAGGACGCCATGTTCCGCGGCGGTGTCATGGAACTCGGCGTCGGTCTGGCCTACTGCTTCGCGGGGAAGTCCGATCAGTCCATCGAGAGTCTCGCGTCCTCGATCGCACAGCTGGAGGCGGAGCGGCCCAACGGCTACCTGTGCGTGGCACTCGCGGCGCTCGCCTTCTCCCAGGCCTCGGCCGGCAACGAGGATGCCGCCCGGGACCTGCTCCTCCGACTGGACCGGATCGAAACGGCGATGAGCTGGACCAACCGCTTCATGACCGGGTTCTTCGTCCACATGGCCCACCTCGCGATGAACGACCTCGAAGCGGCCCGGACGCTGGTCCGCTCAGGTCTCGAGGACCTTGACGCGGGACGTCTCACCGCGGCGTCGCTCAGTCTGTTCGGCGCCAAGTACTACAACAACCACCGCGAGATCGAGGCGGTCCGGGAGTCCGGGATGCAACGTCAGGGGGCCATGGGCGCCATCACCGCGGGCTGGGCGTCCGCGGTCCTCAACCGTGATCCGCAGGAGGCGCTGCACGCGGCCACCGCCGCCGAGAAGCTTCAGCTGCAGGCGGTCGAGTACCGGTGCGCCGCCGTCGCGCTCGAGCTGGCGAAGGAGAACGCCAGCAGTCTCTCGGTCGCGTCGGCGCGGGCCCACCTGCAATCGGCCGAGAGCGGCGGGCTCGTGAACCGGACCCTGGTCTCCGTCAGTCACGGCGGTCATCTCACCCACCGGGAACTGCAGGTGGCGCGGCTGGCCGAGCAGGGCCTGGGCAACCGGGACATCGCGCGCCGGATCGGCATTTCGGTCCGCACGGTGGAGGGCCATCTCTATCAGGCCTTCGCGAAACTCGGCGTGACCTCGCGACAGCAACTCGACTCCTTGTCCGCCGCCTTGTCGGACACCACCCCCGCAGGACAGCCAGCGCCCGATCATGAATGA
- the pth gene encoding aminoacyl-tRNA hydrolase: MSETWLVVGLGNPGAQYAGNRHNVGQMVLDELAQRMGARFSVHKSRAQLAEGRLGIGGPKLLLAKPMSYMNLSGGATSALSRFFGIEPDHVIAVHDEIDIPFNTVKLKLGGGEGGHNGLRDISKALATKDYLRVRVGVGRPPGRMDTADYVLKDFTATERKDLPFLLDSAADAVEELVGSGLVAAQQRFHSPS; the protein is encoded by the coding sequence GTGAGCGAAACATGGCTGGTGGTCGGACTGGGCAATCCGGGGGCGCAGTATGCGGGCAACCGGCACAACGTGGGCCAGATGGTCCTGGATGAGCTGGCTCAGCGGATGGGCGCGCGGTTCAGCGTCCACAAGAGCCGCGCCCAGCTGGCCGAGGGCCGGCTGGGCATCGGCGGGCCGAAGCTCCTGCTCGCCAAGCCGATGAGCTACATGAACCTCTCGGGCGGCGCCACGTCGGCCCTGAGCCGGTTCTTCGGGATCGAGCCGGACCACGTGATCGCCGTCCACGATGAGATCGACATCCCCTTCAACACCGTGAAACTGAAGCTCGGCGGGGGAGAGGGCGGGCACAACGGCCTGCGCGACATCAGCAAGGCCCTGGCCACCAAGGACTACCTGCGCGTGCGGGTCGGCGTGGGCCGTCCGCCGGGCCGCATGGACACCGCGGACTACGTGCTCAAGGATTTCACCGCGACCGAACGCAAGGATCTGCCGTTCCTCCTGGACTCCGCCGCGGACGCCGTGGAGGAGCTCGTGGGCTCCGGTCTGGTGGCCGCTCAGCAGAGGTTCCACTCGCCGTCGTAG
- a CDS encoding 50S ribosomal protein L25/general stress protein Ctc produces MSETKLDTELRTEFGKGYARRARAAGKIPAVIYGHGAEPVHVNLPGRETTLAVRTPNALLNLVIDGAEHLTIVKDIQRDPIKQIIEHIDLLTVKKGEKVAVDVPVHVTGEAAPGVVANQEATTVSVEAEATHVPNAIEFDIEGREAGAHVHASDLVLPKGSVLLSDPETLVVNLSEATVVETEDEAAAEEAAPEAE; encoded by the coding sequence ATGTCTGAGACCAAGCTCGATACCGAACTGCGCACCGAATTCGGCAAGGGCTACGCCCGCCGCGCCCGCGCCGCCGGCAAGATCCCCGCCGTCATCTACGGTCACGGCGCAGAGCCCGTGCACGTCAACCTGCCGGGCCGCGAGACCACCCTCGCCGTCCGCACCCCGAACGCCCTGCTGAACCTCGTGATCGACGGTGCCGAGCACCTGACCATCGTCAAGGACATCCAGCGCGACCCGATCAAGCAGATCATCGAGCACATCGACCTGCTGACCGTGAAGAAGGGCGAGAAGGTCGCCGTGGACGTTCCCGTTCACGTCACCGGTGAAGCCGCTCCGGGTGTCGTCGCCAACCAGGAAGCCACCACCGTCTCCGTCGAGGCCGAGGCCACCCACGTGCCCAACGCCATCGAGTTCGACATCGAGGGCCGCGAGGCCGGCGCGCACGTGCACGCCTCCGACCTCGTCCTGCCGAAGGGTTCCGTCCTGCTGAGCGACCCGGAGACCCTGGTCGTCAACCTCTCCGAGGCCACCGTCGTGGAGACCGAGGACGAGGCTGCCGCTGAGGAAGCCGCTCCCGAAGCCGAGTGA
- a CDS encoding ribose-phosphate diphosphokinase, producing the protein MSAITAHGEKKLVLASGRAHPELAQEIASELGTSLLPVDAYDFANGELYVRPAESVRGTDAFVIQSHPAPMNNWLMEQLILIDSLKRASAKRITVVSPFYPYARQDKKGRGREPISARLVADLYKTAGADRIMSVDLHTSQIQGFFDGPVDHLMAIPLLADYIRTKVEADNITVVSPDTGRVRVAEQWAERLGGAPLAFVHKSRDLTVPNQAVSKTVVGQVEGRTCVLIDDMIDTGGTISGAVQVLKNAGAKDVIIACTHAVLSEPASQRLAESGAREVVVTNTLPIPAEKRFPNLTVLSIAPLIARAIREVFDDGSVTSLFDGKA; encoded by the coding sequence ATGTCCGCAATCACCGCGCACGGCGAGAAGAAACTGGTCCTGGCGAGCGGACGGGCCCACCCGGAGCTGGCACAGGAGATCGCCAGCGAGCTCGGCACCTCCCTTCTTCCCGTGGACGCCTATGACTTCGCCAATGGTGAGCTGTACGTCCGCCCGGCCGAGAGCGTGCGCGGCACCGACGCCTTCGTGATCCAGTCGCACCCGGCTCCCATGAACAACTGGCTCATGGAGCAGTTGATCCTCATCGATTCGCTCAAGCGCGCCTCCGCCAAGCGCATCACCGTGGTGTCCCCGTTCTACCCGTACGCCCGCCAGGACAAGAAGGGCCGTGGCCGCGAGCCCATCTCCGCCCGTCTGGTGGCCGACCTCTACAAGACCGCCGGCGCGGACCGCATCATGAGCGTGGACCTGCACACGAGCCAGATCCAGGGCTTCTTCGACGGCCCCGTGGACCACCTCATGGCCATCCCGCTCCTGGCCGACTACATCCGCACCAAGGTCGAGGCCGACAACATCACCGTCGTCTCCCCGGACACGGGCCGCGTGCGCGTCGCCGAGCAGTGGGCCGAGCGCCTGGGTGGCGCCCCGCTGGCCTTCGTGCACAAGAGCCGCGACCTCACCGTCCCGAACCAGGCCGTCTCCAAGACCGTGGTGGGACAGGTCGAAGGCCGCACCTGCGTCCTGATCGACGACATGATCGACACCGGTGGAACGATCTCCGGCGCCGTCCAGGTGCTGAAGAACGCCGGCGCCAAGGACGTCATCATCGCGTGCACCCACGCCGTGCTGTCCGAGCCGGCCTCCCAGCGTCTCGCCGAGTCCGGCGCCCGCGAGGTCGTGGTGACTAACACCCTGCCGATCCCGGCCGAGAAGCGCTTCCCGAACCTCACGGTGCTGTCCATCGCTCCGCTGATCGCCCGCGCCATCCGCGAAGTGTTCGACGACGGCTCGGTCACCAGCCTCTTCGACGGCAAGGCCTGA
- the glmU gene encoding bifunctional UDP-N-acetylglucosamine diphosphorylase/glucosamine-1-phosphate N-acetyltransferase GlmU, whose amino-acid sequence MSNAENRAAAVIVLAAGAGTRMKSRTPKILHRIGGKSMVGHALDAAWGIDPERLAVLVRHQRDLVAGHIAEIAPDALIVDQDEVPGTGRAVEQGLAALDATGAVEGTVIVTYGDVPLLTSVMLGELLAAHQEQDNAVTVLTTVLDDAAGYGRILRAEDGSVLGIREHKDASDEERAIREINSGIYAFDAAVLREALGEVTTDNAQGEKYLTDVLAIARSRGGRVAAVVTEDRWQVEGANDRVQLAALGAELNRRTVEAWMRAGVTVVDPSTTWIDGTVELEEDVTLLPNTQLHGSTRVARDAVVGPDSTLTDVIIGEGAKVTRTHGSGSEIKAGSSVGPFTYLRPGTVLGEKGKIGAFYETKNVTIGAGSKLSHLGYAGDAEIGEDTNIGCGNITANYDGEKKHRTVIGSGVRTGSNTVFVAPVTVGDGAYSGAGAVIRKDVPAGALAINASPQRNAQEWVIANRPGSISAQLAQAAVDAQTSTQSDPTTEGE is encoded by the coding sequence GTGAGCAATGCCGAGAACCGCGCCGCCGCAGTCATCGTCCTGGCGGCTGGCGCCGGCACCCGGATGAAGTCCCGCACCCCCAAGATCCTGCACCGCATCGGCGGCAAGTCCATGGTGGGCCACGCCCTCGACGCCGCCTGGGGGATCGACCCCGAACGTCTGGCCGTCCTGGTCCGCCACCAGCGCGACCTCGTGGCCGGCCACATCGCCGAGATCGCCCCGGACGCCCTGATCGTGGACCAGGATGAGGTCCCGGGCACCGGCCGTGCCGTCGAGCAGGGCCTGGCAGCCCTGGACGCCACGGGTGCTGTCGAGGGCACCGTGATCGTCACCTACGGCGACGTCCCCCTGCTCACCTCCGTCATGCTCGGTGAACTCCTCGCCGCCCACCAGGAACAGGACAACGCCGTCACGGTGCTGACCACCGTGCTGGACGACGCCGCAGGATACGGCCGCATCCTGCGCGCCGAGGACGGCTCCGTGCTGGGCATCCGCGAGCACAAGGACGCCAGCGACGAGGAACGGGCCATCCGCGAGATCAACTCCGGCATCTACGCCTTCGACGCCGCCGTGCTGCGCGAGGCCCTCGGCGAGGTCACCACTGACAACGCTCAGGGCGAGAAGTATCTGACGGACGTGCTGGCCATCGCCCGCTCCCGCGGAGGCCGCGTGGCCGCCGTCGTGACCGAGGACCGCTGGCAGGTGGAGGGCGCCAACGACCGCGTCCAGCTCGCCGCCCTCGGCGCGGAGCTGAACCGCCGCACGGTCGAGGCCTGGATGCGCGCCGGCGTGACCGTCGTCGACCCCAGCACCACCTGGATCGACGGCACCGTCGAGCTGGAGGAGGACGTGACCCTCCTGCCCAACACGCAGCTGCACGGCAGCACCCGGGTGGCGCGCGACGCCGTCGTCGGCCCGGACTCCACGCTCACCGATGTGATCATCGGCGAAGGCGCCAAGGTCACCCGCACGCACGGCTCCGGCTCGGAGATCAAGGCCGGCTCCTCGGTGGGCCCCTTCACCTACCTCCGCCCGGGCACCGTCCTGGGGGAGAAGGGCAAGATCGGGGCGTTCTACGAGACCAAGAACGTCACGATCGGCGCCGGCTCCAAGCTGTCCCACCTCGGCTACGCCGGGGACGCCGAGATCGGCGAGGACACCAACATCGGCTGCGGCAACATCACGGCCAACTACGACGGCGAGAAGAAGCACCGCACGGTGATCGGCTCGGGCGTCCGGACCGGCTCCAACACGGTCTTCGTGGCCCCCGTCACCGTCGGGGACGGCGCCTACTCGGGAGCCGGCGCGGTCATCCGCAAGGACGTCCCGGCCGGCGCGCTCGCCATCAACGCCTCACCTCAGCGCAATGCCCAGGAATGGGTGATCGCCAACCGGCCCGGTAGCATTTCCGCGCAACTTGCGCAGGCCGCCGTGGACGCACAGACTTCCACCCAGAGCGACCCCACAACAGAAGGCGAATAA
- a CDS encoding TetR/AcrR family transcriptional regulator — protein MAAVERRAQLTSVARALFSEKGLGGTSIEEIAAAAGVSKPVVYEHFGAKERLYAAVVEEESAALLRDITEALAEPAPARILLERAALALLGYIEGHTQGFRILVRDAPPSDSTGSTASYSTILGAITRRVTHILAAEFAQRGYAERDAALYAQMLVGMVASTGQWWLDARTAAAGPGALPAPGKDEVAAHIVNLAWNGLTRLSAEPGLRVRRRELPASDDGPAAQ, from the coding sequence ATGGCCGCGGTCGAGCGGCGAGCGCAGCTGACCTCGGTGGCCCGCGCACTCTTCTCCGAGAAGGGTCTCGGCGGCACCAGCATCGAGGAGATCGCGGCGGCCGCCGGCGTCTCCAAGCCCGTGGTCTACGAGCACTTCGGCGCGAAGGAGCGGCTCTACGCCGCCGTCGTCGAGGAGGAGTCGGCCGCGCTGCTGCGGGATATCACGGAGGCCCTGGCCGAACCGGCGCCGGCCCGCATCCTGCTGGAGCGCGCGGCGCTGGCCCTCCTCGGCTACATCGAGGGGCACACGCAGGGGTTCCGGATCCTGGTCCGGGACGCGCCGCCGTCGGACTCGACAGGCTCCACTGCGAGCTATTCCACGATTCTCGGAGCCATCACCCGGCGCGTGACCCACATCCTCGCCGCCGAGTTCGCCCAGCGCGGCTATGCCGAGCGCGACGCCGCCCTCTATGCGCAGATGCTCGTGGGCATGGTGGCTTCGACCGGCCAGTGGTGGCTGGACGCCCGCACCGCGGCGGCCGGACCGGGCGCTCTCCCGGCGCCGGGCAAGGACGAGGTCGCCGCGCACATCGTGAACCTCGCGTGGAACGGGCTCACGCGGCTGTCGGCGGAGCCGGGGCTGAGAGTGCGACGGCGGGAACTGCCGGCGAGCGACGACGGCCCCGCCGCTCAGTGA
- a CDS encoding PaaI family thioesterase has translation MSADERREPWTIHLGELDEKLGIRVLEQSAERVVTTMPVAGNTQSLGRLHGGASAALAEATGSWAGMIHASLRGKVCVGVDLNITHHRGARDGDIVATATPLHAGSRIATYQVVITDGEGRLLATARITNMLMDPKDH, from the coding sequence ATGAGCGCGGACGAACGGCGTGAGCCGTGGACGATTCATCTGGGGGAGCTGGATGAGAAGCTCGGGATCCGGGTGCTCGAACAGTCGGCGGAGCGTGTGGTGACCACCATGCCGGTCGCGGGCAACACCCAGTCCCTGGGCCGGCTGCACGGCGGGGCGAGTGCGGCCCTGGCCGAGGCCACCGGATCCTGGGCCGGGATGATCCACGCGAGCCTCCGGGGCAAGGTCTGCGTGGGCGTGGATCTGAACATCACGCACCACCGCGGCGCCCGCGACGGCGACATCGTCGCCACCGCCACTCCGCTGCACGCCGGCTCACGGATCGCGACGTACCAGGTGGTGATCACGGATGGCGAAGGCCGCCTGCTCGCGACGGCCCGCATCACGAACATGCTGATGGACCCCAAGGATCACTGA
- a CDS encoding TetR/AcrR family transcriptional regulator: MTAEATPRRGRPGYDRAQVLRIAVELFNEQGYDATSVADLAQRLGLSKSALYHHFDSKEQLLSLALEDALTGLEADLEDAVRRGGSAAESLNLLIRAAVLTLTRQQPQVTLLLRLRGNSPVELAALERRRAFDARVTALVREAQADGQLRADLDAGIATRLIFGMVNSVAEWYRPGGSIEPEQLGREVIAIALDGLRPR; the protein is encoded by the coding sequence ATGACAGCCGAGGCCACCCCCCGCCGCGGACGCCCGGGATACGACCGGGCGCAGGTGCTGCGCATCGCCGTCGAACTCTTCAATGAGCAGGGCTACGACGCCACGTCCGTCGCGGATCTCGCCCAGCGTCTGGGCCTTTCCAAGTCGGCGCTCTACCACCACTTCGACTCCAAGGAGCAGCTCCTGAGCCTCGCCCTGGAGGACGCGCTCACCGGCCTCGAAGCCGATCTGGAGGACGCCGTGCGCCGGGGCGGGTCCGCCGCGGAATCCCTGAACCTGCTGATCAGGGCCGCCGTGCTGACCCTCACCCGTCAGCAGCCGCAGGTGACGCTGCTGCTGCGCCTCCGGGGGAACAGCCCCGTGGAACTCGCGGCCCTTGAACGGCGCCGCGCCTTCGACGCCCGCGTCACCGCTCTGGTCCGGGAGGCGCAGGCCGACGGGCAGCTGCGCGCCGACCTCGACGCCGGGATCGCCACCCGCCTGATCTTCGGCATGGTCAACTCGGTCGCCGAGTGGTACCGCCCGGGCGGGAGCATCGAGCCGGAACAGCTGGGCCGCGAAGTCATCGCCATCGCCCTCGACGGGCTGCGGCCGCGCTGA
- a CDS encoding enoyl-CoA hydratase/isomerase family protein, producing MTTGPVRIEREGGVAVVTLNLPEKRNALTVELKTALRDALADVADDGGVRAVVLAAEGPAFSVGQDLAEHAEALRGGGDAAFATVREHYSPIIRSLLAMPKPVIAAVAGTCVGAGLGLALAADHRVFAAGVKLGTAFSGIGLTFDSGLSFTLPRAVGDARTRELMLFPQVFTAEEGIAWGIAGETVDAEAGPGAVLDRARELAAALAAGPTLAFAETKRLLLENSGADLDAALEAEAVAQARCGSTRDHAGALAAFLARERPVFTGA from the coding sequence ATGACCACCGGACCCGTGCGGATCGAGCGGGAGGGCGGCGTCGCCGTCGTGACGCTGAACCTCCCGGAGAAGCGCAACGCGCTCACCGTGGAGCTCAAGACGGCCCTGCGCGACGCGCTCGCGGACGTGGCCGACGACGGCGGGGTGCGCGCCGTGGTGCTCGCGGCCGAGGGGCCGGCGTTCTCGGTCGGGCAGGACCTGGCCGAGCACGCCGAGGCTCTGCGCGGGGGAGGCGACGCCGCGTTCGCCACGGTCCGGGAGCACTATTCGCCGATCATCCGCTCACTCCTCGCCATGCCGAAGCCCGTCATCGCGGCCGTGGCCGGAACCTGCGTGGGGGCGGGCCTGGGGCTCGCCCTCGCGGCCGACCACCGGGTGTTCGCGGCCGGGGTGAAGCTCGGCACGGCGTTCAGCGGGATCGGGCTGACGTTCGACTCCGGGCTGTCCTTCACCCTGCCCCGCGCCGTCGGGGACGCGCGGACCCGCGAGCTCATGCTGTTCCCGCAGGTCTTCACCGCCGAGGAGGGGATCGCCTGGGGCATCGCGGGGGAGACGGTCGACGCCGAGGCGGGGCCGGGTGCGGTCCTGGACCGGGCCCGCGAACTGGCCGCAGCCCTGGCGGCCGGGCCCACGCTGGCGTTCGCTGAGACGAAACGGCTCCTGCTGGAGAATTCCGGGGCCGATCTCGACGCCGCGCTGGAGGCCGAAGCGGTGGCCCAGGCCCGCTGTGGGTCGACGCGCGACCATGCCGGCGCCCTGGCGGCGTTCCTCGCCCGGGAACGGCCCGTCTTCACGGGCGCATGA
- the paaI gene encoding hydroxyphenylacetyl-CoA thioesterase PaaI has product MWSTDRASKGLGMTLERVEPGRAVLSMTVRAGMVNGHGICHGGFISTLADSTFAFSCNTRNVVTVAAGFEIDFLEAAHLGDVLRADGREVVLRGRSGIYDVTVRRGDTVVALFRGRSRSLGRPILEETP; this is encoded by the coding sequence ATGTGGAGCACCGATCGGGCCAGTAAGGGGCTCGGGATGACCCTGGAACGGGTGGAGCCCGGCCGCGCGGTCCTCTCCATGACGGTCCGCGCGGGCATGGTCAACGGCCACGGCATCTGTCACGGCGGGTTCATCTCGACCCTGGCGGACAGCACCTTCGCGTTCTCGTGCAACACCCGCAACGTGGTGACCGTGGCCGCCGGTTTCGAGATCGATTTCCTGGAGGCCGCGCACCTCGGTGACGTGCTGCGGGCCGACGGCCGGGAGGTCGTGCTGCGCGGACGCTCCGGGATCTACGACGTGACCGTGCGACGCGGGGACACCGTCGTCGCCTTGTTCCGCGGCCGCAGCCGGTCGCTCGGCCGCCCGATCCTCGAGGAGACCCCATGA
- a CDS encoding 3-hydroxyacyl-CoA dehydrogenase family protein: protein MSTVPETVGVYGGGRMGGGIAHAFALAGAAVTVVENDDASASSARERIAASLAKSAEKGAEATGSVTVVTDPVALSGCRLVVEAVPELVDLKEAVLAKIEESAPGAVIGSNTSSLSITALAATLKDPSRLIGLHFFNPVPVSDLVEVVVGEQTPPALVEEARGWVTGLGKTAITVQDAPGFASSRLGVALALEAMRLLEEGVASAEDIDTAMTLGYRHPVGPLKTTDIVGLDVRLNIAEHLERELGPRFAPPQVLRDKVATGELGRKSGQGFYSW, encoded by the coding sequence ATGAGCACGGTTCCTGAGACAGTGGGCGTCTACGGCGGTGGCCGGATGGGCGGCGGGATCGCCCACGCGTTCGCACTCGCCGGCGCGGCGGTGACGGTCGTGGAGAACGACGACGCCTCCGCCTCCTCCGCGCGCGAGCGCATCGCGGCGTCGCTGGCGAAGTCGGCGGAGAAAGGCGCGGAGGCCACGGGTTCCGTCACCGTGGTCACCGACCCCGTGGCCCTGTCCGGCTGCCGTCTGGTGGTGGAGGCAGTGCCGGAGCTGGTGGACCTCAAGGAAGCGGTCCTGGCAAAGATCGAGGAGTCGGCGCCCGGCGCGGTGATCGGCAGCAACACCAGTTCCCTGTCCATCACCGCGCTCGCTGCGACGCTCAAGGACCCGTCCCGGCTGATCGGCCTGCACTTCTTCAACCCGGTGCCCGTCAGCGACCTCGTGGAAGTGGTGGTGGGTGAGCAGACTCCACCGGCCCTGGTCGAGGAGGCCCGCGGCTGGGTGACCGGTCTCGGCAAGACCGCCATCACCGTGCAGGACGCCCCCGGCTTCGCGAGCAGCCGGCTCGGTGTGGCCCTCGCCCTCGAGGCGATGCGCCTGCTGGAGGAGGGCGTGGCCAGTGCCGAGGACATCGACACCGCCATGACCCTCGGCTACCGCCATCCGGTGGGGCCGCTGAAGACCACCGACATCGTGGGCCTCGACGTGCGGCTCAACATCGCGGAGCACCTCGAGCGGGAACTCGGGCCGCGGTTCGCCCCGCCGCAGGTGCTGCGGGACAAGGTGGCCACCGGGGAGCTCGGACGCAAGAGCGGACAGGGGTTCTACTCATGGTGA